From Haloarcula hispanica ATCC 33960, the proteins below share one genomic window:
- a CDS encoding sulfurtransferase — protein MTDYANDVLVSADWVSEHLDEFQSDDPAHRLVEVDVDTELYDESHAPGAIGFNWETDLQDQTTRDILDKDDFEDLLGAHGISEDSTVVLYGDNSNWFAAYTYWQFKYYGHDDVKLLDGGREYWVENDYELTDEVPEFSEVDYEAAGPRESIRAYREDVENAIERELPLVDVRSPEEFSGEILAPPGLQETAQRGGHVPGAQNISWAAVTNDDGTFKDYDELEELYAEYGIDGDSTTVAYCRIGERSSVAWFALHELLGYDDTINYDGSWTEWGNLVGAPIEKGEAE, from the coding sequence CGACTGGTAGAGGTGGACGTCGACACGGAACTGTACGACGAGAGCCACGCACCCGGCGCAATCGGCTTCAACTGGGAGACGGACCTCCAGGACCAGACCACGCGGGACATCCTCGACAAGGACGACTTCGAGGACCTGCTCGGTGCCCACGGCATCAGCGAGGACTCGACGGTTGTGCTCTACGGTGACAACTCCAACTGGTTCGCCGCCTACACATACTGGCAGTTCAAGTACTACGGTCACGACGACGTGAAGCTCCTCGACGGCGGTCGCGAGTACTGGGTCGAGAACGACTACGAACTCACCGACGAAGTGCCCGAGTTCTCCGAAGTCGACTACGAGGCCGCCGGTCCGCGCGAGTCCATCCGCGCCTACCGAGAGGACGTCGAGAACGCCATCGAGCGTGAACTGCCGCTCGTCGACGTTCGCTCGCCCGAAGAGTTCTCCGGCGAAATCCTCGCACCCCCTGGACTCCAGGAGACCGCCCAGCGCGGCGGCCACGTACCCGGTGCCCAGAACATCTCCTGGGCGGCCGTCACCAACGACGACGGCACCTTCAAGGACTACGACGAGCTCGAAGAGCTCTACGCCGAGTACGGCATCGACGGCGACTCCACGACGGTCGCCTACTGCCGCATCGGTGAGCGCTCCTCCGTCGCCTGGTTCGCCCTGCACGAACTGCTGGGCTACGACGACACCATCAACTACGACGGCTCCTGGACCGAATGGGGCAATCTGGTTGGTGCGCCTATCGAGAAGGGCGAGGCTGAGTAA
- a CDS encoding hemolysin family protein has translation MQPVEVAVRLLAGIALILANGFFVAIEFALTRARQYDESEFDEPGLRRAWEMTDDLEIYLTSCQVGITASSIAVGIIAEPALAAIFEPYFETSALAGVGIGGAIAFLLINLVHLTHGEQTPTYLGVERAKFVCRYGATPLYYFAKLISPIISVGDGVAKWTLGLFGVEMSGAWLEAEVESIESRAELRNELGSVLDRGDVPDERREEVLSAFRVGDREVSEVMVPRGDIVALSPTDDDATNAERIAETPHTRYPLVGETLEDFLGIVYIPALVDEREEQDGSGGLLDGIDLEAVASPPMTMSPETTVSDAIDQFQAERQELAFVLEDGEVIGLVTVTDLLEEVVGDIQDPMDAEAGVA, from the coding sequence ATGCAACCAGTCGAAGTCGCGGTCAGGCTGCTTGCAGGAATCGCCCTGATTCTCGCCAACGGCTTTTTCGTCGCCATCGAGTTCGCACTGACGCGGGCCAGACAGTACGACGAGTCCGAGTTCGACGAACCCGGCCTCCGGCGTGCCTGGGAGATGACCGACGACCTGGAGATCTATCTGACGAGCTGTCAGGTCGGCATTACCGCCTCCAGTATCGCCGTCGGTATCATCGCCGAACCGGCGCTCGCGGCCATCTTCGAGCCGTACTTCGAGACATCGGCACTGGCCGGGGTCGGCATCGGCGGCGCTATCGCGTTCCTCCTCATCAACCTCGTCCACCTGACCCACGGCGAGCAGACGCCGACGTATCTCGGCGTCGAGCGCGCGAAGTTCGTCTGCCGGTACGGTGCGACCCCGCTGTACTACTTCGCCAAGCTAATCTCGCCGATTATTTCGGTCGGTGACGGGGTCGCCAAGTGGACGCTGGGACTGTTCGGCGTCGAGATGTCCGGCGCGTGGCTCGAAGCCGAGGTCGAGAGCATCGAGTCCCGCGCCGAACTACGCAACGAACTCGGCTCCGTCCTCGACCGCGGCGACGTACCCGACGAGCGGCGCGAGGAGGTTCTCTCCGCGTTCCGCGTCGGCGACCGCGAAGTCAGCGAGGTGATGGTTCCGCGGGGGGATATCGTTGCGCTGTCGCCCACCGACGACGACGCGACCAACGCCGAGCGGATCGCCGAGACGCCCCACACCCGCTACCCGCTCGTCGGCGAGACGCTCGAAGACTTCCTCGGCATCGTCTACATCCCCGCGCTCGTCGACGAGCGCGAGGAGCAGGACGGGTCGGGCGGTCTGCTGGACGGCATCGACCTCGAAGCCGTCGCCTCACCGCCGATGACGATGTCGCCGGAAACAACCGTCAGCGACGCTATCGACCAGTTCCAGGCCGAGCGTCAGGAACTCGCATTCGTCCTTGAGGACGGCGAAGTCATCGGGCTGGTGACGGTCACGGACCTGCTCGAAGAGGTCGTCGGCGACATTCAGGACCCGATGGACGCGGAGGCCGGCGTCGCCTGA
- the thiE gene encoding thiamine phosphate synthase, with amino-acid sequence MVDWDVYLVTQASLSAGRTTADIVADAIDGGVGVVQLREKDRTARERYELGRELRALTREAGVTFVVNDRVDIAQALDADGVHLGDDDLPVPVARELLGEDALIGRSVSTVADAEAAAAAGADYLGVGAVFATGSKDDIDDDEYAIGTDRVAAIADAVDIPFVGIGGITTENATEVVEAGADGVAVITEITQADDPAAAAEALKHAVERGQ; translated from the coding sequence ATGGTCGACTGGGACGTGTACCTCGTCACGCAGGCGTCGCTCTCGGCGGGCCGGACAACCGCCGACATCGTCGCGGACGCGATTGACGGCGGCGTCGGCGTCGTCCAGCTCCGCGAGAAGGACCGAACCGCGCGCGAACGCTACGAACTCGGTCGGGAACTGCGAGCGCTGACCCGCGAGGCCGGCGTCACGTTCGTCGTTAACGACCGCGTGGACATCGCACAGGCCCTCGACGCCGACGGGGTCCACCTCGGCGACGACGACCTTCCGGTTCCCGTTGCACGGGAACTTCTGGGTGAGGACGCGCTCATCGGCCGCTCCGTTTCGACTGTCGCAGACGCCGAAGCGGCCGCGGCCGCCGGCGCGGACTACCTCGGCGTCGGCGCGGTGTTTGCCACCGGATCGAAAGACGACATCGACGACGACGAGTACGCCATCGGCACCGACCGCGTCGCCGCCATCGCCGACGCAGTGGACATTCCCTTCGTCGGTATCGGCGGAATCACGACCGAGAACGCCACCGAGGTCGTCGAAGCCGGGGCCGATGGTGTGGCTGTTATCACCGAAATTACGCAGGCCGACGACCCGGCGGCGGCCGCTGAAGCGCTGAAACACGCGGTCGAACGCGGTCAGTAG
- a CDS encoding cupin domain-containing protein — protein sequence MEQAHLDFDRYFEVAMETDEAQAAEMTVEPGRSVGGPENYHEHSDQWLFVVSGTGVVTIDDDAHRVDASDLVRIEAGERHGLENDGDEPLETVNFYTPPR from the coding sequence ATGGAGCAGGCACATCTCGATTTCGACCGCTACTTCGAGGTCGCAATGGAGACCGACGAGGCACAGGCCGCGGAGATGACTGTCGAGCCGGGTCGGTCCGTCGGCGGCCCGGAAAACTATCACGAGCACAGCGACCAGTGGCTGTTCGTGGTCAGCGGTACCGGCGTCGTCACCATCGACGACGACGCCCACCGGGTCGACGCCAGCGACCTCGTCCGCATCGAGGCCGGCGAACGCCACGGTCTCGAAAACGACGGGGACGAGCCACTGGAGACGGTCAACTTCTACACGCCGCCGCGATAG
- a CDS encoding oxidoreductase has product MTGWTIEDMPPLRDRTVVVTGANSGLGLEGSKAFARRGATVVMACRSVERGESAATEIREAVPNATLDVRECDLADLSNVAAFADGLRDDYDAVDILCNNAGVMAIPRSETADGFETQFGVNHLGHFALTGHLLDLLRAADGESRIVTQSSGAHEMGEIDFDDLQRERSYGKWSAYGQSKLANLLFAYELQRRLGNHGWDDVISVACHPGYADTDLQFRGPREMGSTLRTAAMGVANAVFAQSAEQGALPMLYAATADDVIGGEYVGPGGLFDMRGAPEFQQSNETSRDEETAERLWAVSTDLTGVKYDFERP; this is encoded by the coding sequence ATGACAGGCTGGACTATCGAAGATATGCCCCCGCTGAGGGACCGAACTGTGGTCGTGACTGGTGCGAACAGCGGACTGGGACTCGAAGGCTCGAAGGCGTTCGCTCGCAGGGGTGCAACGGTGGTGATGGCCTGCCGGAGCGTCGAACGCGGTGAATCGGCCGCCACGGAAATTCGCGAAGCCGTTCCGAACGCGACGCTCGACGTCCGGGAGTGTGACCTGGCCGACCTGTCGAACGTCGCGGCGTTCGCCGACGGCCTCCGGGACGACTACGACGCCGTCGACATTCTCTGTAACAACGCCGGTGTCATGGCGATTCCCCGGAGCGAGACGGCCGATGGCTTCGAGACGCAGTTCGGCGTCAACCACCTGGGCCATTTCGCCCTGACCGGACACCTGCTCGACCTGCTCCGGGCCGCCGACGGCGAATCCCGGATTGTCACGCAGTCGAGTGGCGCCCACGAGATGGGCGAAATCGACTTCGACGACCTCCAGCGCGAGCGCTCCTACGGGAAGTGGTCAGCCTACGGCCAGAGCAAGCTCGCAAACCTCCTCTTCGCCTACGAACTCCAGCGTCGTCTGGGCAACCACGGCTGGGACGACGTGATAAGCGTCGCCTGCCACCCCGGCTACGCCGACACCGACCTCCAGTTCCGCGGGCCGCGGGAGATGGGGTCGACGCTGCGAACCGCGGCCATGGGCGTCGCCAACGCCGTTTTCGCGCAATCTGCCGAACAGGGCGCGCTCCCGATGCTGTACGCCGCCACCGCCGACGACGTCATCGGCGGCGAGTACGTCGGTCCCGGCGGGCTGTTCGATATGCGCGGCGCGCCAGAATTCCAGCAGTCGAACGAGACCTCGCGTGACGAGGAGACCGCCGAGCGGCTCTGGGCGGTCTCGACCGACCTCACTGGCGTCAAGTACGACTTCGAACGCCCCTGA
- the phoU gene encoding phosphate signaling complex protein PhoU has translation MSRESYQQALDELRENVVEMGDLVVERLEAALTALRSVDEDLAQSVIDGDDEINDLYLALEADCIDLFALQQPVATDLRFVAASFKIITDLERVADLATNLAAYAQSADRRLAPEVDVDTIGREATEMVERSIDAYRREDVEECRAIAADDDALDALCQRASETVARDLIEREADSDDGWAVEQLLDDVSRLLLTVRDLERVGDHAVNIAARTLYMVETDSELIY, from the coding sequence ATGTCACGAGAGTCGTACCAGCAAGCACTGGACGAACTCCGGGAGAACGTCGTCGAGATGGGAGACCTCGTCGTTGAGCGACTCGAAGCCGCACTCACTGCGCTTCGGTCCGTCGACGAGGACCTGGCACAGTCGGTCATCGATGGCGACGACGAAATAAACGACCTGTATCTGGCACTCGAAGCCGACTGTATCGACCTCTTCGCCCTCCAGCAGCCGGTCGCGACCGACCTCCGCTTTGTCGCCGCCTCGTTCAAGATAATCACTGACCTCGAACGCGTCGCGGACCTCGCCACGAACCTCGCAGCGTACGCACAATCTGCCGACCGTCGACTCGCTCCCGAGGTCGACGTCGACACGATCGGCCGCGAAGCCACTGAGATGGTTGAGCGCAGTATCGATGCCTATCGGCGTGAAGACGTCGAGGAATGCCGCGCTATCGCGGCTGACGACGACGCCCTCGATGCGCTCTGTCAGCGGGCCAGTGAGACCGTCGCACGGGACCTCATCGAACGGGAGGCAGACAGTGACGACGGCTGGGCGGTCGAACAACTCCTTGACGACGTCTCTCGGCTCTTGTTGACCGTGCGGGACCTCGAACGCGTGGGCGACCACGCTGTCAACATCGCCGCACGCACGCTGTATATGGTCGAAACCGACTCGGAACTCATCTACTAA
- a CDS encoding MBL fold metallo-hydrolase yields the protein MDVQFLGGAGEIGRSAVLIDESLLLDFGMLTDSPPRFPVRTPSPDAVVVSHGHLDHVGTIPALVSGDARPPIHWTPPTYELAMTLARDTLKLHGGTVNCPFTETNVRRVTQVSETHGYRESFEAAGYEVTFYNAGHIPGSAHVLVDDGDTRLLYTGDFHTDDQRLVSGTTARPDADAIICESTYADVDHEPRETVEERFVESVETTLWEGGTVVVPAFAIGRTQEMLLICEAHDIPCYVDGMGKQVTEMLGQYPEFVRDADALQRAKSHARFVTGKDGQRKRITDQKAAIVTTSGMLSGGPAMTYIPEIRGNPMNKITMTGYQVEGTPGRDLLETGSAEIDGRIMPVSARVEQYDFSAHADRDGLFAYLDSYRDTPVLVNHGDRCEAFAATLRQDGYDATAPELGATVDIQ from the coding sequence ATGGATGTGCAGTTTCTCGGCGGGGCGGGTGAGATCGGCCGGAGCGCCGTCCTCATCGACGAGTCGCTGCTGCTGGATTTCGGAATGTTGACCGACTCACCGCCACGGTTTCCGGTGCGGACGCCGTCGCCGGACGCCGTCGTCGTCTCGCACGGCCACCTCGACCACGTCGGGACCATCCCGGCGCTGGTGTCGGGCGACGCGCGGCCGCCGATTCACTGGACGCCGCCGACGTACGAACTGGCGATGACGCTCGCACGGGACACGCTCAAACTCCACGGCGGGACCGTCAACTGTCCGTTCACCGAGACCAACGTCAGACGGGTCACACAGGTGTCAGAGACCCACGGCTACCGCGAGTCGTTCGAGGCCGCCGGCTACGAAGTCACGTTCTACAACGCCGGCCACATCCCGGGGAGCGCACACGTCCTCGTCGACGATGGCGACACCCGACTGCTGTACACGGGTGATTTCCACACCGACGACCAGCGCCTCGTCTCGGGGACGACGGCACGCCCCGACGCGGACGCGATTATCTGTGAGAGCACCTACGCCGATGTCGACCACGAACCCAGGGAGACGGTCGAGGAGCGGTTCGTCGAGAGCGTCGAAACGACGCTCTGGGAAGGCGGGACCGTCGTCGTGCCTGCTTTCGCCATCGGCCGAACCCAGGAGATGCTGCTCATCTGCGAAGCGCACGACATACCCTGTTACGTGGACGGGATGGGCAAACAGGTGACCGAGATGCTCGGGCAGTACCCCGAGTTCGTCCGCGACGCGGACGCGCTCCAGCGGGCGAAATCCCACGCCCGGTTCGTCACTGGGAAGGACGGCCAGCGAAAGCGCATTACCGACCAGAAGGCGGCCATCGTCACCACCAGCGGGATGCTCTCCGGCGGCCCGGCGATGACGTACATCCCCGAAATCCGCGGGAATCCGATGAACAAGATCACCATGACCGGGTATCAGGTCGAGGGGACGCCGGGGCGAGACCTGCTAGAGACGGGGAGCGCCGAGATAGACGGTCGGATTATGCCGGTCAGCGCGCGCGTCGAGCAGTACGACTTTTCGGCACACGCCGACCGCGACGGGTTGTTTGCGTACCTCGACAGCTACCGTGACACGCCGGTACTCGTGAACCACGGCGACCGCTGTGAGGCTTTCGCAGCCACGCTCCGGCAGGACGGCTATGACGCGACAGCGCCCGAGCTAGGCGCGACCGTCGATATCCAGTAG
- a CDS encoding phosphate uptake regulator PhoU, whose amino-acid sequence METRKIQTVGGGTYTVSLPKEWAESENCTAGTTVNLHTHIDGLLVIQTPESQTTARNRVELEAGTDDPAEIEQLLRAAYAAGVESVVLEVPDGYTDEQLRAIERVTRNLTGVTVAEETETQVTAQTLLDAGEVSVRQSVRQLQFVALSMHRDAMAALTTGTTSDRWADRDEQADRLHAMIDRYFERGLARLDEIDALGLTRPELFSLWATANELERVADHAERIGTVADQLDGQPGRTIVTALEGIAQEVRTVVEDAVRVIIGDACVATARQTLATRRAVRQRITDLDRQLFESGDADYRLTRALDSLSRTAEHGGNIAEFGLRMAVRDGALTADNAGTDEANAPSSTAETES is encoded by the coding sequence ATGGAAACACGAAAGATACAGACCGTCGGTGGCGGCACGTACACCGTTTCACTGCCGAAAGAGTGGGCCGAATCGGAGAACTGCACGGCCGGGACGACGGTGAACCTCCACACACACATCGACGGCCTGCTGGTGATTCAGACCCCCGAGTCCCAGACGACGGCGCGGAACCGCGTCGAACTCGAAGCCGGGACCGACGACCCGGCCGAGATAGAACAGTTACTCCGGGCAGCCTACGCCGCCGGCGTCGAATCAGTCGTCCTCGAAGTCCCTGATGGCTACACCGACGAACAACTCCGGGCCATCGAACGTGTCACTCGGAACCTGACCGGCGTGACCGTCGCCGAGGAAACCGAGACACAAGTCACGGCCCAGACGTTGCTCGACGCCGGCGAGGTGTCGGTCAGGCAGTCGGTCCGCCAGCTCCAGTTCGTCGCCCTGTCGATGCACCGGGATGCGATGGCCGCGCTCACGACCGGGACGACCAGCGACCGATGGGCCGACCGAGACGAGCAGGCCGACCGGCTGCACGCCATGATCGACCGCTACTTCGAGCGGGGACTGGCACGGCTCGACGAAATCGACGCGCTCGGGCTGACCCGCCCCGAACTGTTCAGCCTCTGGGCGACCGCCAACGAACTCGAACGCGTGGCCGACCACGCCGAGCGAATCGGGACCGTCGCCGACCAGCTCGACGGCCAGCCAGGGCGGACCATCGTCACAGCCCTCGAAGGTATCGCTCAGGAGGTCCGAACCGTCGTCGAAGACGCTGTCCGCGTCATCATCGGTGACGCCTGCGTCGCTACCGCTCGACAGACGCTGGCCACGCGCCGGGCCGTCCGCCAGCGGATAACCGACCTCGACCGACAGCTGTTCGAATCTGGCGACGCCGACTACCGGCTCACGCGCGCCCTCGATAGTCTCTCCAGAACGGCTGAACACGGCGGCAACATCGCCGAGTTCGGCCTCCGAATGGCCGTCCGCGACGGGGCGCTCACGGCTGACAACGCCGGCACTGACGAGGCAAACGCACCGAGTTCGACAGCCGAAACGGAGTCCTGA
- a CDS encoding glutaredoxin family protein, with product MSDVPVTVYTREDCHLCEEAIETIERVAEDEGVAIELDLIDVDEDPDLRDEYGERVPYVFVDGSPAFKYHVVEGELREKLQQSA from the coding sequence ATGAGCGACGTGCCGGTCACCGTCTACACGCGGGAGGACTGTCATCTCTGTGAAGAGGCCATCGAGACAATCGAGCGGGTCGCCGAGGACGAGGGGGTCGCCATCGAACTGGACCTCATCGACGTCGACGAGGACCCCGACCTCCGCGACGAGTACGGCGAGCGCGTTCCATACGTCTTCGTCGACGGGTCGCCGGCATTCAAGTACCACGTCGTCGAGGGAGAGTTGCGCGAGAAACTGCAGCAGTCGGCGTAA
- a CDS encoding ribbon-helix-helix protein, CopG family, giving the protein MDEAFLDLESIEVELDEELLDAIDDKAFADHRDNRDAAIRDLLDEWLKQRATGDADEND; this is encoded by the coding sequence ATGGACGAAGCGTTTCTGGACCTCGAATCGATTGAGGTCGAACTGGACGAGGAGTTGCTCGACGCGATTGACGACAAAGCGTTCGCCGACCACCGCGACAACCGGGACGCCGCAATCCGCGACCTGCTCGACGAGTGGCTGAAACAGCGAGCCACCGGAGACGCGGACGAGAATGACTGA